The Thermodesulfobacteriota bacterium genome contains the following window.
CGCCGCCGGAACTCGTCGGCCGCGAAGAGATCCTGGAACAGGCGCGCGTCCTGTTTGGTCGCACGCGTCTAAAGCGCCCCGAAAAGAGCTTTTTATTGACTGGATTGCGCGGTGTGGGCAAGACGGTGCTTCTGAACGAGATGGAACGACTGGCCAGGGATGTCGGCTACAAGACGATCCTTATTGAAGCCCTCGAAGACAAACCGTTATCCATACTGATCGCTTCGCAGTTAAGGCGCCTGCTATTCGATCTGGACCGCATTGCCGGGATGGGCGACAAGGTTCGCAGGGGATTGGCCGCCTTGAAGGGTTTCATCAGTGCCATCAAGGTCAAGGTCGGGGATGTCGAATTCGGGTTGGATATCGATCCCGAATTGGGAGTGGCGGATAGCGGAGATATCGAAGTCGATCTGCCCAACCTGTTCGTTGCAGTGGGAGAAGCGGCTGAAGAACGCCATACTCCCGTTTCCATCCTGATCGACGAGATCCAATATCTGAGGAAAGAGGAACTGAGCGCGCTCATCATGGCATTGCACAGGATGCAGCAGCGACAGCTTCCCATGGTGCTGATCGGCGCCGGGTTACCGATCTTGCCTGCGCTTGCCGGTGAATCGAAGTCCTACGCGGAGCGCCTGTTCAGTTTTCCCATTATCGGGCCCCTCCGGGAAAACGAAGCGTACAAGGCTCTGGAGGAGCCCGTCAGAAAAGCCGGGGTGACGTTCGAAAAGGCGGCTTTGGCGGAGATCTTTCGACTGACGAAAGGATATCCATACTTCCTTCAGGAATGGGGATACCAGTCCTGGAATCAAGCCGTAACATCCCCGATCACCCTTCAGGTGGTAACAGCGGCCACGGAAACGGTCAGTCGCCGTCTTGACGAAAACTTCTTCCGGGTTCGATTCGATCGGTTGACTCCCAGGGAAAAACAGTACTTGCGTGCGATGGCGCATCTTGGTCCCGGTGCGCATCGCAGCGGCGACATCGCCGATGTCCTGGGCGTGCAAATCGGCAGTCTTGGGCCTGTCCGCGCCAAGCTGATAAGCAAGGGAATGATCTACAGCCCTTCCCATGGCAGCATGGATTTCACCGTCCCGTTGTTCGACGAATTCATGCTTCGGGCGATTCCCGAGTTCGTGCCTCGATCATGACGAGAAGGGGGGGGAAATAGATGGCTGTTATGAAATCAAATAAATCCACACTCAGGATGGACAACGTCCTCATCGTCGTCGATGACCTCGAAGGCGCGAAGGCTTTCTTCCTCGAGCTTGGCATGGAGCTGGAGGGCCAGACGCAGGTCGAAGGACGCTGGGTGGACCGGCTCCTCGCCCTGGACAACGTCCGGAGCGAGATCGTCCTGCTGCGGACTCCCGATGGCCACGGGAAGGTCGAGCTCTCGAAGTTCCACAGTCCGGCGGCCGTCAGAGGCGAGTCGAATCACGCGCCCGTCAATACTCCGGGAATACGGCGCATCATGTTCGCAGTCGACGACATCGAGGACGTCGTCGCGCGCTTGCGCGCCCATGGCGCCGAGCTCGTGGGCGAAGTCGTCCAATACGAGGACATGTACCGGCTCTGTTTCGTCCGTGGCCCCGAGGGCATCATTGTCGCCCTTGCCGAAAAGCTCAGTTGAGGCGTTAAGGGCGGGAGCGGATCAAGGCGAAAATCAGGTAATATTCCGGCAATCAACCATCTGAAGGCCCCTAAAGTTCCCATAATCGGGAGGCGATATGAATTTCGGAATGGGAAAAGGGGGGCAGGGCATGAAAGAGCGCGTCAAGACGGTTGCAAGCGGATACGTCCTTCTTCCGGTCGTAGCGGCAACCATCATCGCGGCACCGATCCTCACCGTTGCCGGAATCTTTCAAGGGTCGGTACGGCTGTCGGTGCTCGGCGTGATCGCACTGGCCGTGGCCATCCTTCTGTCCAAGGGGCTGTTCACCCTTCAGCCCAACGAGGCCATGGTGCTGGTCCTGTTCGGGAAGTACGCCGGCACCGTGAAAACGGACGGGTTCCACTGGGCGAATCCGTTCAGCGTGAAACGGGGCTCATGGGAAACCGTTTCCGGAAAGGACAAGGAGCACTCCACGACGATCCGTTCCCGCAGCAAGTACAAGGTCTCCCTGCGTGCCCGCAATTTCGAGACGCAGACCCTGAAGGTGAACGACCAGCGGGGAAACCCCATCGAGATCGGCGCGGTCGTGGTATGGCGCGTGCGCGACACGGCGATGGCCCTGTTCGATGTCGACGACTTCGAGCACTACGTGCAGATCCAGAGCGAGACGGCCTTGCGACACCTGGCCAACAGCTACCCGTACGATCATTCGGAAGACGGGGCCCAGCGGGAGGTCACCCTGCGCGACGACGCGGAATCGGTCGGCGCGGCGCTGGCAAAGGAACTCCAGGAACGGCTGTCCCGGGCGGGCGTGGTCGTGGAGGAGGCGCGCCTGACGCACCTGGCGTACGCGTCGGAAATCGCCGGTGTGATGCTGCGGCGGCAGCAGGCCGAGGCGATCATTTCCGCGCGGCAAAAGATCGTCCATGGCGCAGTCAGTATGGTGCAGATGGCCCTGGAGGAGCTTTCGGCCAAGGGCGTGGTGTCGCTCGACGAGTCGCAAAAGGCCGCCATGGTGGGGAACCTTCTGGTTGTGCTGTGCAGCGAGACGCAGGCGGAACCCGTCATCAACGCCGGATCGAGCCACCGGCAGTGTTAGCGAAGATCCGGAACATATGGATTCCCGCCGGTGAATTTATCCCTAATCACGGATGCCGGTTCTTCCGATCAGATAGCGTCAGGCGCGGCATGAGCGACAAAGATGTCGCCACCTACTCTGCCTGCGGGAGGGCGAGGCATATGTCTTCGAGACGTTTTCCCCTGGTTGTGGCGTGCGTGATGCTGGCTGTCGCGGCGGGACAATCCGGATGCTCGAAGAACGAGCCGGCACCGGTCGGGCCGCAGGCACAGGTCCCGGCTCAGTCGCAGGCAGAGGCGCAGCCTCCCTCCGGAGCGGATTCCGGCGGGGAGCCGTCCGCGGTCGCTCCGGACGAAAAGCACCGGGTATCCGAAGGGAAGCATTTCTACTTCCTCGCCCCGAGGGAAAGCGCGACGGTGACGTTCGAGAGGCCGATCGACGGGAAGGAGGCGAAGGAGTTCAGCGGGGAGACGCCGGAGCTGAAAGCCGAGGCGCTGGCGGCACAGGGATATTCCCTGATGTACCAATCCCATTCCATAGACACGTTCACGAGGTCTCTCACCGTGTGGACGCTGTCCGACTCCCGTTTCGCCGAAAAGGGAAAGGTGGACGACGGGACCTGGGAGCATATGTTTTTCACGAGGACGAACCAGGTCGGCGTCCGCTGGGACAGGGAAGGCAAGGGGGTCGTCACGACTTCGAGCGGCAGCGAAAACGGCAAGTTCGAAATGGGGAAACTTTCCGTCGAGGAATTGATCCGGCGATCCGGCGGGAAGGACGGCATCCTTGTCGATGGCCGCGAGCTGACCCCTTCGCAGGATTCCCGGGAGAAGGAATACCACATCCTTACGTTTTCCATCATGGTTACGGCCCCGTCCGATCCGGCGGCGGCCATGCAGGAGACAGAAGGAATCCTCGGCTGGAAAGGGAAGGGATTCCGTTTCCACGCCAAATACAACAACAACAATCAGAAGTTCGTGGTCTTCGGTCCGGCGACCGACAGGAACAGCATTCCGGATTGAACCGGCCTGCTATTTTGCGATCGGCCGCGGCGGGGGAATTCCCGTCTTCTCCGAAATGAGATCAAGCGTTTCCCATTGGGAATTTTCGTATGGGATCCCCCATCGTTCGGCATCCGATTTCCGGCGCGCCTCGCGCTCGCCGGGCAGCAGCATCTCCGGGCCCCCGTAGGCTCGGATGTCCTTGACGGCTTTTTCCACCCGCCGCAGCGCTTCCTCCTCCGGATAAAGAAAGTCGATCCTCCACGCTTCGAAAACGTGCGAGACGCGGCACATCGGCGTTTCCCGCATGCTGGGAATACGTTCCAGCGATCCGCCGCCGATCACATTGTCCAGCTCGATAAGGATATTCAGCCCCGATCCCTTGTACCCGAACTGTTCCCCCCCAAGCGGCAGGACGGAGCCTTGCACCAGCCTGTCGGGAGATACCACCCCTTCCAGCATGTTCCCGTCTTTGTCTCTGAAATAATCCCTGGGAATCGGCTCGCCCGCTTTCGCCGCGCGAAACGCGGGACTCACCGACCGCTGGGTCGTGGCCATATCGATGACGATGGCCTCGCCGCCGCAGGGCATCCCCCAGGCGATGGGACTGGAGCCCAGGCGCACCCGGTTCCCTCCATAGGGGATCATCCAGGAGCCGGCAGTGCTGGTGCAGCGGGCGGCCAGGCCGCGTTTCAGGAGGGCCTCCACGTACACGCAGGCGGCGCCGAAATGGTTCGAGTCGTAGACGTGCACGCGTCCCACGCCGTATTGTTCGGCCAGGTCCCCCGCCAGGTGAGCGGCTTCCATGGCCGCGGACGGTCCCAGGCCGCCTTTTGCGTTCATGGAAGCGACCGCCCGGCCCGGTTTATAATGAATTTCGGGAACGGCTTCGATGTCGATCGCTCCTGCCCGCGTTCTCTGCAGGAGCTCGGTTAATCCCGTGCCTCCCGCCACTCCATGGCTGGAAATTCCCCGCATGTCGGCCGCGACGAGAACTTCCGCGGTGGAGCGGGCCCGATCTCCGGAAGCGCCAAGGGATTGGATGACTTCTCTGGTAAATTCGGCCAGCGCAACGTGAGATACGCGCCGATTACCGGATGGGTCCGATCGATTCATAGTCCATACACTCTATTCGTTTTTCTTGACCCGGATCAATGCGCAAAAAGCGGCGGAGAAGGATCATGGGTACATGAAGATTGATAATAGACCTTGCACGGGAGGAGCCATGAAGAGCATGCGGAAGATCATCCAAATCGACGAAGAGAAGTGCGACGGCTGCGGGCTGTGCGTCCCGTCCTGCGCCGAAGGGGCGATCCGGATCATCGACGGCAAGGCCCGATTGGTCGCCGAGAAGTATTGCGACGGCCTCGGCGCATGCCTCGGGGAATGCCCCCGCGACGCCATCCGGATGGTCGAGCGCGATGTCGAAGCCTTCGACGAGAAGGCGGCCATGGAGCATGTCCGCGCCACGAGGGGGGAGACCAAGCCGGCCCCGGCGGCACCCGCGCACGGACACGGCTGCCCCTCCGCCCGCCTCCACAATTTCGCCAAGGGGTCGGCGGAAATCCGCAGCGCCTCGCCGGCGGGGCCTTCCATCCCTTCCGCCCTGACCCACTGGCCGGTGCAGATCCGCCTGGTGCCGCCGCACGCCCCGTTCCTGAAAAACGCCGACCTGCTGGTCGCGGCAGACTGCACCCCGATGGCATACGGCGACTTCCACCGCGACTTCCTGAAGGGGAAGGTGGTGATGATGGGGTGCCCCAAGTTCGACGACATGGAGCTCTACGAGGATCGCTTTCGGCAGATCTTCGCGCAGGCCGACGTGCGCAGCGTCACCGTGCTGGTCATGGAGGTCCCCTGCTGCCAGGGGCTGCCGGCTCTGCTGAAGAAGGTCCTGAAGGAATCGGGGAAGAATATCCCGCTGGAGATCGTCACCGTCGGCCTCCAGGGGAACATCCTCCGGCGCGACAGGTATCCGGCCGCGGCGTAATCGGGCTACGGCCTTATCTCCACCACAGTCCCGTCCGGCACCAGACCGGCGATTTCCACGATCTCTTCGTCGGTCACGGCGATGCACCCTTTCGTCCAGTCGATCTTCGAGTGGGCGTCGCCTATCCACGAGAACCCGTTCTTGATCCCGTGGATCATGATGTCCCCGCCCGGGGAGACACCGAGCTCCCTCGCGCGCTTCCTGTCTTTCTCGTTCGGATAGGAAATATGCAGGGAGAGGTGATACTGGCTGTCCCGGTTCCTTGCATCGATGAAATAGGTCCCCTCGGGCGTCTTGCCGTCGCCTTGCCGTTCCTTCGGCCCGATCGGATTCCCTCCCAGGGCGATCTTGTAGCTTTTCAGAACTTCCCCCTGTGAGATCAGCATCAACCGGCGCGCGCTCTTTTCGATCAGCACCCTGTCGATCGGCCTCTTCTGCTGTGTGGCGTCGTTATACTTTTTTTCGAGCGCCTCAAACTCTTTCCCGAGCGCCTCGATGTCTTTCCCGAGCGCCTCGATCTTCTTCTGCTGCGCGGCGATCTCGCTGTCCCTGCCCCGGACCTCGCGCTGGAGAGCTTCGATGTGCGTATGCTGCGCGGCGATCGTCCGATCCTTGTAAATGACGTTCTGGATATTGAACACCATCATCTCGCTGTTCTGCCGGTACTCGCTTGCAGGGTAATCCCGGATGAGCCTTTGAAAGCAATCCAGCGATTTTTGGTAATCCTTCCGTGCGTTCTTCGAATGGGCGTAAACGATGCCCATCTCGAACAGCGCCCGGTCAGCCGTGGCGGGATATTTCTCGACGATCTCCGAATACTTGTCCAGGGCGGCCGCGTAGCTTTCCTGGTGGAAAAGATCGTTCGCCTCCGCGAATGTCTTCCTGATCTGCGGTCCGTCGTTGAAGTGACTGCAGCCGGACAGGAGCGTCGACGCCATCAGAAGGCAGATGCAGAACCTGATGGGCCGCATGGGACGGATTCCGGAATTCCTCATGGAGAATGAAATGGCAGGGGGGTTGGCCCCTGCCACCTCTGCAATTCGGATGACTTACTTCTTCATCGACTTTTCGAAAGCGGCTTCGGCCTTTTTCGCTTTTTCATCGGAGACCGTTGCCTTTTCCGCCGCCGCCTTCTCTCTTTCCGCCGCCGCCCTCTCCTTTTCCGCCGCCACCCTCTCTCTTTCCGCCGCCGCCTTTTCCATTTCCGCCGCCGCCTTTATCGCGTTTTCGGCGCGGGCCGACGTTTCATCCGCTTTCACCCTGGCCGCATCGGCTGCGGCCTTGGCCGCCTGCGCATCCTTCATCGCCTGGTCCGCTTTCGCATCGATCATTTTCTGCTCGGCCTGCACTTTCTCGAGTTGACCGGTCGTCGCGCATCCGATCATCAGCGTCGGGAGAATCAGCACCATCGCGATCAGAAGCAGGCTTTTCTTCATCTTTCTTCACCTCCCTGTATTTCCGTCTTCCTTGACGGGAAGAAGGATCGCATCCGTCATCCATTTTTGTCAGGCTCGATTACAATACCGTCAATTTCCAGATCGATTTTCAGGCGCTTCGCCGCCTCTTTGGCTTCACCGCCGTCATTGAAAGGGCCGGCGATAACGCGGTAGCTTTCGCTCTTTTCAAACACCCGTGCCGGTATTTGCGGCCCCTGGTGATTAATGATGGCGGCAAGCCGCCGGGCTTCGATCCGGTCACGCACATCTGCGGCTAATACATACCACGCATGCAATTTCAGCGCCGGTATCTCCGGCTTGCCGTACAAGGTCTCCGGGTGCTCGACCTCTACAGGTTTCGCGGCCTCCATTTCAGTTCCCCGACCCGACTCGAAGATGGGAACCGGAATCCCCCGGGCCTCGGCCTGCACTTCCTTGACCTTTTTCCAGTCGATCGCGCGCGCGGCCTGCTTTTCGATCGCTCTCAGTTTTTTATGGAGTTTCTCCGACTCCAGCGCGCCCGACTCATCCGCGGGCCCATGGGCTTCCAGGTACAGTACGCCGTTGCGTTGCCCAACGAGATACGGCTGGTCGACGATGAGCACAGGCGTTTTCACCGGAGTGTCGTCGAAGAGCGCCTTGATGTTTTCCGGGTAAAGCCTCAGGCAGCCGTTGGTCGCGGTAAGGCCGATGCTGGCCGGCTTGTTGGTGCCGTGGATCAGATAACTCCCTTTGTTCAAATAGAGCGCATATTCGCCCAAGGGATTTTCAGGCCCCGGCGGGACGGTTTTCGGGAGGATGTCCCCCTTCTTGCGATGATCCGCGGCAATCGAGGAAGGAACATGCCAGGTGGGCCGGGCCGCCTTGCGCACCACATGCATCCGGCCTGTGGGGGTAGGCCGCTCGTCCGTGCCGATGCCGACCGGATAGGTCGTCACCGACAGAGACGTTCCATCCTCTTTATATTGGAAGAGTCTCATGGAGGCCAGGTTGACCACGATCCCTTTTCTGGGAGCGTCAGGCAGGATAAAGCTCAGAGGCAATACGACGCGCTCTCCCGCCTCGGGCACCCATACATCCACCTTCGGATTCGCCGCGCTGATTTCCTTGATCCCCAAACTGAAGTGCCGGGCGATATCCGGGAGCGTATCGTCCTTTTCAATCCTGACGACCGCCGGCCGGCCGATGACGTCTTCTCCTTGTGCAACCGTGAACCTGTTCCGCTCGATCTCCTTTTCGCGAAGAACGGGTTCGCGATGAACGGGAAAGGGCGGTGCCGTCTGAACGCTTTTCGATGTCGCGCAGCCGGAGATAGAGAGGATGAACATGCAGAAGGCCGCCAGACGAAGCTGGTTGTGCGAGAGGGATAGATTGCTGATCCGGCTCATGGGATAGAGGCTATGCAAGGCTTGTTCCCGCCGGATGGGGTCACCTTCTCCCTCCCGTGGAGTTGTCCGGGTCGAGGAGGCAGTATACACCGTTGCCCACGGGGGTATACCAGGTTCTGAAATCCGGGGCCTCCAAGGCTACAAGGATTCGAACCTACGGTGCGTCTGCGCTCGGTTTCCCGGCCCTTCTTCTTTTTAATAGGAATCGGTTCCTTTTGTAGCTCCGAATCATCTAAAAATAAATGTTACGGGGATAATTTGGAGGAAGCGTACGACATGAGGAATGCAGTATTGGTCGCATCGATTGCCCTTGGGATGCTGTCGGGACCTGCGTTGGCCTTCTTCGGCTCTCCGACGATCCCGAAGGAGCACATCGTCTCCGTGGACGATCTCTACGGGAAGTGGCAGGAAGTCCGGGAGAAGAAAAGCAAGGCGGTCCTGCTTGACGTGCGCACGTCGGAGGAATTCGCGAGCGGACACGTGCCCGGGGCGATCAACATACCGATCGGCAGCCAGTCCCTTGTGCCGAAGAGGTGGCCCGATACGGAAACCGAGATCTGGGTCTACTGCCGCACGCAGAACCGTTCGGCCAAATTCGGCTCCGATCTTCTAAAGAGGGGCTATCGGAACGTCCGTGTCGTCAACGGCGGCATCACTAACTGGGTGGAGAAAGGATACCCGATCGATCGTCGGCTATGACCGGCGCCGTTTCTTCTCCCAATCGGGGCCAAGGTTATTCGCGATAATCCTGGCGCATGCCTTACACCGATTCGAGGCGCCGGTCCACGTATCGAAGCGGCCCTCGACCAGCGGGTATTCCGTACGATTTGACCCGCAGAGCGGCTTTCCGCCTTCGCCGGCGACGTGCAATACCTTCCTTCGGCGTTTGTCCCTGCATGCATTGCAGAACATGCACGACTTGTTCGAACCGGCGTGGGTCATGAAAGCAGTATACGTCACTCACGCCCTTTCCAGCGCCGCAGCCGGGCGACCTCGTCGTGTAGCTGTCCCCATACCCGTTCGGATTGCCGCCGCAGTCTCTCGTCGTGACGCCGCTCGTAGGCTTGCGCTTCCCGCTCGAGCTTCCGGTAGTGCTCCAGGCGATCCGCGGAGAGCTCTCCCGATTCCACCGCCGCCAATACCGCGCAGCCCGGTTCGGTGTCGTGGCGGCAGTCCCGGAAGCGGCATCGCGCGGAGAGCGTCGCGATGTCGCCGAAGACCGAGTCGAGCCCGTCTTCATCGACAAGCTGCAGCTCCCGCATGCCCGGCGTGTCGAGCAGCAGTCCGCCTCCGGTCAGCAGGACGAGTTCCCGATGCGTCGTGACGTGACAGCCGCGGCCGTCGTGCGCCCGGACCTCTCCGGTGCGCATCCGCTCCTCGCCGAGGAAGGCGTTTATCAGGGTCGATTTGCCCGCCCCGGACGAGCCGACGAAGGCCGCCGTCATTCCTTCGCCGATGCTCGCCCGAATCGCTTCGATGCCCTCCGCCAACAGGGCGCTGGTTACGTAGACCGGCACCATGGGGCAGTGGCTTTCCACCTCGGTCACACGCCCGGCGGCGTTTCCGCAGATGTCGGCCTTGTTGAGGATCACCGCGGGCTGCGCGCCGCTCGCCCAGATCCGGGCGAGGTAGCGCTCGATCCTGCGGACGTTGTAGTCCGCGTCAAGGCCGCAGACGGCGAACACGATGTCGATATTGGCGGCGACGACCTGGGTGCGCCCCGGGCGTCCCGCGGCGCCGCGGCTGAACACCGTGCGCCGCTCAAGGACCTCTTCGATGATGGTGGCGCGATCCGGTCCGGGCGCCTCCCTGAGGACGACCCAATCCCCGACGGCGGGGAATCCTTCCTCCTCGAGCCGCGTGCGAAGCTTCCCGGCGAGCTGGGCGCGGCCGGCGCCCGAAGCGGACCAGACCACATACGCGCCGCGGTGCTCGGAGGCGATCCTGGCGGGTACGCCGGTGGGGTGTTCCGAGCGAGAAAATTGTTTTTCGAAGAAAGGGCCGAAGCCCAGTGTAGACAGTTGGTACACCACTACGTCCTCCATGATGCGCGGCAAGAAGCGCGCACGGTCGGCCGCATGCCGTCACGTCGAGGCAGGTGGCGAGGCACACGGGCAGGGATCGGCGGTTGAGGAGATGCAGGCGTGCGCCGGCGGTCATCGCCTATGGCGCACTCGGCTCCTCACACAAGATCCATATGGAGAACGCTGACGGGCATCCAACCTCTTGCGGGTTTGTGGGCTTCAACTTCAGGGGAGAGAATAACCTTTCGGGAAGCTACGGTCAATGCGAAGCCGTTCCCTGCTATGATGCCTTAGCGTCTCCTTCCAGGAGGATTTCCATGAATCTCCACCGGATGTTGCTCGAACGCGCGGCGCAGGGCCGCCCGCTGCGCGTCGGCCTGATCGGCGCGGGGAAGTTCGGCTCGATGTACCTGGCCCAGGCCAAGCACACCCCGGGCATCCATGTCGTCGGAATCGCCGATCTCTCCCCGGACCGGGCCCGGATCGCGCTCGCCAGGACGGGCTGGCCGGCGGAAAGGCACGCAGCGGCATCCTTCCCGGCCGCGGCGCGCGCCGGAACGACATGCATCACCGCCGACGCTTACGCCCTGACCGCATCGCCGGAGATCGACATCGTCATCGAAGCCACCGGCAACCCGGCGGTCGGCATCCGGCACGCGCTGGACGCCTTCTCGCACCGCAAGCACGTCGTTATGGTGAATGTCGAGGGGGATGCGCTGGCAGGGCCGCTGCTCGCGAGGAGGGCGAAGGAGGCCGGGGTCGTCTATTCGCTGGCTTACGGCGATCAGCCGGCGCTGATCAGCGAGATGGTGGATTGGTGCCGCGCGGCCGGGTTCGAGGTGGTCGCCGCGGGGAAGGGGACGAAGTATCTTCCCGTCTACCATACCTCGACGCCGGACACGGTGTGGCCATATTACGGTTTCACGCCCGAGATGGTCGCCGCCGGCGACTTCAACGCGCAGATGTTCAATTCGTTCCTCGACGGCACGAAGAGCGCCATCGAGATGGCGGCGGTGGCCAACGCCTGCGCGCTGACTCCGGACCCGGAAGGGCTGCATTTCCCGGCATGCGGCGTCGACGACCTGCCGCGGCTGCTGTGCCCGCGGGAGGAAGGCGGCTGTCTCCATCACGCCGGGCAGGTGGAAGTGGTCTCCAGCGTGGAGCGGGACGGAAGGCCGGTGTTCCGCGACCTGCGCTGGGGCGTCTATGTCACGTTCCGCGCAGGGGACGCGCAGGGAGAGGACTACGTCCGCCGCTGCTTCCGGGAGTACGGATTCAATATCGACCCGTCGGGCCGATACTCCGC
Protein-coding sequences here:
- a CDS encoding VOC family protein, producing MKSNKSTLRMDNVLIVVDDLEGAKAFFLELGMELEGQTQVEGRWVDRLLALDNVRSEIVLLRTPDGHGKVELSKFHSPAAVRGESNHAPVNTPGIRRIMFAVDDIEDVVARLRAHGAELVGEVVQYEDMYRLCFVRGPEGIIVALAEKLS
- a CDS encoding L,D-transpeptidase family protein; translation: MSRISNLSLSHNQLRLAAFCMFILSISGCATSKSVQTAPPFPVHREPVLREKEIERNRFTVAQGEDVIGRPAVVRIEKDDTLPDIARHFSLGIKEISAANPKVDVWVPEAGERVVLPLSFILPDAPRKGIVVNLASMRLFQYKEDGTSLSVTTYPVGIGTDERPTPTGRMHVVRKAARPTWHVPSSIAADHRKKGDILPKTVPPGPENPLGEYALYLNKGSYLIHGTNKPASIGLTATNGCLRLYPENIKALFDDTPVKTPVLIVDQPYLVGQRNGVLYLEAHGPADESGALESEKLHKKLRAIEKQAARAIDWKKVKEVQAEARGIPVPIFESGRGTEMEAAKPVEVEHPETLYGKPEIPALKLHAWYVLAADVRDRIEARRLAAIINHQGPQIPARVFEKSESYRVIAGPFNDGGEAKEAAKRLKIDLEIDGIVIEPDKNG
- a CDS encoding ATP-binding protein — protein: MDKITNPFSPGAGSPPPELVGREEILEQARVLFGRTRLKRPEKSFLLTGLRGVGKTVLLNEMERLARDVGYKTILIEALEDKPLSILIASQLRRLLFDLDRIAGMGDKVRRGLAALKGFISAIKVKVGDVEFGLDIDPELGVADSGDIEVDLPNLFVAVGEAAEERHTPVSILIDEIQYLRKEELSALIMALHRMQQRQLPMVLIGAGLPILPALAGESKSYAERLFSFPIIGPLRENEAYKALEEPVRKAGVTFEKAALAEIFRLTKGYPYFLQEWGYQSWNQAVTSPITLQVVTAATETVSRRLDENFFRVRFDRLTPREKQYLRAMAHLGPGAHRSGDIADVLGVQIGSLGPVRAKLISKGMIYSPSHGSMDFTVPLFDEFMLRAIPEFVPRS
- a CDS encoding L,D-transpeptidase family protein, whose amino-acid sequence is MRPIRFCICLLMASTLLSGCSHFNDGPQIRKTFAEANDLFHQESYAAALDKYSEIVEKYPATADRALFEMGIVYAHSKNARKDYQKSLDCFQRLIRDYPASEYRQNSEMMVFNIQNVIYKDRTIAAQHTHIEALQREVRGRDSEIAAQQKKIEALGKDIEALGKEFEALEKKYNDATQQKRPIDRVLIEKSARRLMLISQGEVLKSYKIALGGNPIGPKERQGDGKTPEGTYFIDARNRDSQYHLSLHISYPNEKDRKRARELGVSPGGDIMIHGIKNGFSWIGDAHSKIDWTKGCIAVTDEEIVEIAGLVPDGTVVEIRP
- the rsgA gene encoding ribosome small subunit-dependent GTPase A — encoded protein: MVYQLSTLGFGPFFEKQFSRSEHPTGVPARIASEHRGAYVVWSASGAGRAQLAGKLRTRLEEEGFPAVGDWVVLREAPGPDRATIIEEVLERRTVFSRGAAGRPGRTQVVAANIDIVFAVCGLDADYNVRRIERYLARIWASGAQPAVILNKADICGNAAGRVTEVESHCPMVPVYVTSALLAEGIEAIRASIGEGMTAAFVGSSGAGKSTLINAFLGEERMRTGEVRAHDGRGCHVTTHRELVLLTGGGLLLDTPGMRELQLVDEDGLDSVFGDIATLSARCRFRDCRHDTEPGCAVLAAVESGELSADRLEHYRKLEREAQAYERRHDERLRRQSERVWGQLHDEVARLRRWKGRE
- a CDS encoding SPFH domain-containing protein, yielding MKERVKTVASGYVLLPVVAATIIAAPILTVAGIFQGSVRLSVLGVIALAVAILLSKGLFTLQPNEAMVLVLFGKYAGTVKTDGFHWANPFSVKRGSWETVSGKDKEHSTTIRSRSKYKVSLRARNFETQTLKVNDQRGNPIEIGAVVVWRVRDTAMALFDVDDFEHYVQIQSETALRHLANSYPYDHSEDGAQREVTLRDDAESVGAALAKELQERLSRAGVVVEEARLTHLAYASEIAGVMLRRQQAEAIISARQKIVHGAVSMVQMALEELSAKGVVSLDESQKAAMVGNLLVVLCSETQAEPVINAGSSHRQC
- a CDS encoding Lpp/OprI family alanine-zipper lipoprotein → MKKSLLLIAMVLILPTLMIGCATTGQLEKVQAEQKMIDAKADQAMKDAQAAKAAADAARVKADETSARAENAIKAAAEMEKAAAERERVAAEKERAAAEREKAAAEKATVSDEKAKKAEAAFEKSMKK
- a CDS encoding Ldh family oxidoreductase: MNRSDPSGNRRVSHVALAEFTREVIQSLGASGDRARSTAEVLVAADMRGISSHGVAGGTGLTELLQRTRAGAIDIEAVPEIHYKPGRAVASMNAKGGLGPSAAMEAAHLAGDLAEQYGVGRVHVYDSNHFGAACVYVEALLKRGLAARCTSTAGSWMIPYGGNRVRLGSSPIAWGMPCGGEAIVIDMATTQRSVSPAFRAAKAGEPIPRDYFRDKDGNMLEGVVSPDRLVQGSVLPLGGEQFGYKGSGLNILIELDNVIGGGSLERIPSMRETPMCRVSHVFEAWRIDFLYPEEEALRRVEKAVKDIRAYGGPEMLLPGEREARRKSDAERWGIPYENSQWETLDLISEKTGIPPPRPIAK
- a CDS encoding Gfo/Idh/MocA family oxidoreductase, with the translated sequence MNLHRMLLERAAQGRPLRVGLIGAGKFGSMYLAQAKHTPGIHVVGIADLSPDRARIALARTGWPAERHAAASFPAAARAGTTCITADAYALTASPEIDIVIEATGNPAVGIRHALDAFSHRKHVVMVNVEGDALAGPLLARRAKEAGVVYSLAYGDQPALISEMVDWCRAAGFEVVAAGKGTKYLPVYHTSTPDTVWPYYGFTPEMVAAGDFNAQMFNSFLDGTKSAIEMAAVANACALTPDPEGLHFPACGVDDLPRLLCPREEGGCLHHAGQVEVVSSVERDGRPVFRDLRWGVYVTFRAGDAQGEDYVRRCFREYGFNIDPSGRYSAMYKPNHAIGLELGISVASVGLRGEATGAPDGWRGDVVATAKRDLAAGERLDGEGGYTVYGKLLPADLSMRMGGLPLGLAHGIKLKREVAAHAQVRWDDVEYDAADPAVAFRKEMERAFIGQAGKGI
- a CDS encoding 4Fe-4S binding protein is translated as MKSMRKIIQIDEEKCDGCGLCVPSCAEGAIRIIDGKARLVAEKYCDGLGACLGECPRDAIRMVERDVEAFDEKAAMEHVRATRGETKPAPAAPAHGHGCPSARLHNFAKGSAEIRSASPAGPSIPSALTHWPVQIRLVPPHAPFLKNADLLVAADCTPMAYGDFHRDFLKGKVVMMGCPKFDDMELYEDRFRQIFAQADVRSVTVLVMEVPCCQGLPALLKKVLKESGKNIPLEIVTVGLQGNILRRDRYPAAA
- a CDS encoding rhodanese-like domain-containing protein; amino-acid sequence: MRNAVLVASIALGMLSGPALAFFGSPTIPKEHIVSVDDLYGKWQEVREKKSKAVLLDVRTSEEFASGHVPGAINIPIGSQSLVPKRWPDTETEIWVYCRTQNRSAKFGSDLLKRGYRNVRVVNGGITNWVEKGYPIDRRL